In Oryzias melastigma strain HK-1 linkage group LG16, ASM292280v2, whole genome shotgun sequence, a single genomic region encodes these proteins:
- the cldn12 gene encoding claudin-12, whose translation MSCRDIHATNAFSFIIAFVSVAGIAVATVIPQWRVTRLVTFNQNAKNISVYDGLWAKCVKQDGFPGCYYYDSEWYSKVDQLDLRLLQFCLPAGLMFGFLALLLSTTGMCKTCCCSDKPEPDIKTIRFLVNSPGCHLVAGMFFFLGGAIAIAPSVWFLFRTKEMNIKYDNIFSDGFAVYVSIGCSGGLMLAALLMFMWYCMCKKLPSPFWLPLDSMSTSPSTQPLTANGFPPSPVYGQQPFPPQAYPPTVINAQPLVPSQGYVQTVVAPAPPQVYVAQHPAADNYGSELGGAYNYAPSQSYAPSQIYAPSQSYAPSQSYAPSQGYASSYAGHRYSTRSRMSAIEIDIPVLTEPE comes from the exons ATGTCCTGCCGGGACATCCACGCCACCAACGCCTTTTCCTTCATCATTGCTTTTGTGTCTGTGGCGGGGATCGCTGTGGCGACCGTGATCCCGCAGTGGCGCGTAACTAGACTCGTCACTTTcaatcaaaatgcaaaaaatatcaGCGTGTATGACGGGCTGTGGGCTAAATGCGTGAAACAGGACGGATTCCCAGGCTGCTACTACTATGATTCAGAG tggtactCTAAAGTGGATCAGCTGGATTTGCGGCTCTTACAGTTCTGCCTCCCAGCAGGCCTCATGTTTGGCTTTTTAGCCTTACTCCTGTCCACCACAGGGATGTGTAAAACCTGCTGCTGCTCCGACAAACCCGAACCGGACATCAAGACCATCAGATTCTTGGTGAACAGTCCGGGCTGTCACCTGGTGGCCGGGATGTTCTTTTTCTTGGGCGGGGCGATCGCGATTGCGCCGTCCGTGTGGTTCCTGTTCCGCACCAAGGAGATGAACATTAAATACGACAACATTTTCTCTGATGGCTTTGCCGTCTATGTCTCCATAGGCTGCTCAGGAGGCCTCATGTTAGCTGCACTGCTGATGTTCATGTGGTACTGCATGTGTAAGAAGCTGCCTTCGCCTTTCTGGTTGCCTTTAGACTCCATGTCTACCTCTCCCTCTACTCAGCCTCTCACTGCCAACGGTTTCCCGCCCTCTCCAGTTTATGGTCAACAGCCGTTCCCCCCGCAGGCGTACCCTCCTACGGTGATCAATGCTCAGCCTCTAGTGCCCTCACAGGGCTACGTGCAGACTGTAGTGGCCCCTGCTCCACCTCAGGTGTACGTGGCTCAGCACCCTGCAGCAGATAACTACGGATCAGAGTTAGGGGGCGCCTATAACTACGCCCCCTCGCAGAGCTACGCGCCTTCGCAGATTTACGCGCCTTCGCAGAGTTACGCCCCCTCACAAAGTTACGCCCCCTCTCAGGGTTATGCCTCCAGCTACGCGGGCCACCGTTACTCCACCCGCTCACGAATGTCGGCGATAGAAATCGACATTCCTGTATTAACTGAGCCAGAATGA